One segment of Pseudoalteromonas rubra DNA contains the following:
- a CDS encoding efflux RND transporter periplasmic adaptor subunit — protein sequence MIRDTKQQDKAIPQTRRLPRWWIGATAAVGLISAATASYSSFDQLLSADQVVSLQTLRTATVVRGDMVQDLRVEGRTMAADSPSLYAIAAGTVTLFVKAGDEIEAGQALLTIDSPELRNQLLQEEATLARLEMDVSRQKIAIKQQQLDNTQQMELAKVELEAAQSEMARARTSIEKQIISKEELEQTQVALKRAELNERHAIASLQLAQERLSFELKSSELNLTRQRHLTEELRRQVEALTLHSPLSGIVGTLNVQQKQHVQRDTPLMSLVNLNELEVEAYIPENLADELGIGLHANVQINNEQYSATLVAISPEVEQGQVRGRIRFSEQPGNLRQNQRVNAQIIIAQKQNVLKVERGAFVETGASRTAYKIEQNSALRTPISLGVKSVREVEITQGLQPGDTIIISSLAAFGQSQHVILSE from the coding sequence ATGATCCGAGATACCAAACAACAAGATAAAGCAATCCCACAAACGCGCAGATTACCGCGCTGGTGGATAGGTGCAACCGCCGCAGTCGGACTCATCAGTGCCGCCACTGCTTCATACAGCAGTTTTGATCAGCTACTCAGCGCCGACCAGGTGGTGTCCTTACAAACACTGCGTACCGCTACCGTTGTAAGAGGCGACATGGTTCAGGACCTGCGTGTTGAAGGCCGTACTATGGCCGCAGACAGCCCCTCCCTGTATGCCATTGCAGCCGGAACAGTCACTTTGTTTGTCAAAGCAGGCGACGAGATTGAAGCAGGTCAGGCCCTGCTAACCATTGACAGCCCGGAGCTTCGTAACCAACTCCTTCAGGAAGAAGCGACACTGGCACGTCTGGAGATGGACGTAAGTCGCCAGAAAATAGCAATAAAACAACAGCAGCTGGACAACACCCAGCAAATGGAACTGGCCAAAGTCGAGCTGGAAGCCGCGCAAAGTGAAATGGCCCGTGCCCGCACCAGTATTGAAAAACAAATCATCTCAAAGGAAGAACTGGAACAGACCCAGGTGGCCCTCAAGCGCGCTGAACTTAACGAGCGTCACGCCATCGCGAGTCTGCAACTGGCGCAGGAACGCCTGAGTTTTGAATTAAAAAGTAGTGAGCTGAACTTGACCCGTCAGCGTCACCTCACCGAAGAACTGCGTCGTCAGGTTGAGGCACTGACACTGCATTCACCTTTATCCGGTATTGTCGGCACGCTGAATGTACAGCAAAAACAACATGTGCAACGCGATACCCCATTAATGTCGCTGGTTAACCTCAATGAGCTGGAAGTTGAGGCCTACATTCCGGAAAACCTGGCGGATGAGCTGGGGATCGGTCTGCACGCTAACGTACAAATCAACAACGAGCAATACAGCGCAACGCTAGTTGCCATTTCTCCTGAAGTTGAACAAGGTCAGGTACGCGGCCGTATTCGCTTTAGCGAGCAACCTGGCAATTTACGTCAGAACCAAAGAGTGAATGCACAGATCATCATTGCCCAAAAGCAAAACGTATTAAAAGTCGAACGCGGTGCCTTTGTGGAAACCGGTGCATCCCGCACTGCCTACAAAATTGAACAAAACTCCGCGCTCAGAACCCCAATTTCATTGGGTGTCAAAAGTGTCCGAGAAGTGGAAATTACCCAGGGGCTGCAACCTGGTGATACAATCATCATCTCAAGTCTGGCAGCTTTCGGGCAATCTCAGCACGTGATCCTCAGCGAATAA
- a CDS encoding ABC transporter ATP-binding protein has product MIRLDEITFRRRDGAGYRNVLDGLSWSVSGAEQVALTGDSGSGKTTLLNILAGLLSPDSGTVHINEQAIHTYNAKQLALYRRTIGMIFQHYQLLSPLNVADNMAFQARLNGRAISHKEITIMAERLGLGDKLDVYPAQLSGGEQQRVGIARALLNRPSVLLADEPTGNLDSMRSQEVLELLMTLCQEQRVNLIMVTHSRALAAQLPRQVALRDGRLHE; this is encoded by the coding sequence ATGATCCGGTTAGATGAGATAACGTTCAGACGTCGAGATGGCGCTGGATATCGGAATGTGCTGGACGGCCTGAGCTGGTCGGTATCGGGGGCTGAGCAGGTTGCGCTCACTGGCGACAGTGGCTCTGGCAAAACGACCTTGCTCAACATACTGGCCGGGTTGCTTAGCCCAGACTCCGGCACAGTACATATAAATGAGCAGGCAATACATACCTATAATGCCAAGCAGCTGGCTTTGTATCGTCGTACGATTGGCATGATCTTTCAGCATTACCAGTTACTTAGTCCGCTTAATGTGGCGGATAACATGGCTTTTCAGGCACGCCTCAACGGCCGCGCCATAAGTCACAAAGAAATTACCATAATGGCAGAGCGCCTGGGGCTGGGTGACAAGCTCGATGTTTATCCTGCGCAGTTAAGCGGGGGCGAGCAACAGCGTGTCGGGATTGCCCGAGCCTTGCTTAATCGGCCCAGCGTACTGCTTGCTGATGAGCCTACGGGGAATCTGGACAGCATGCGCAGTCAGGAAGTACTGGAACTGTTGATGACCTTATGTCAGGAGCAAAGGGTAAATTTGATCATGGTTACCCACAGCCGTGCCCTGGCTGCACAGTTGCCCCGTCAGGTGGCGTTACGCGATGGGCGTTTACATGAGTGA